The sequence below is a genomic window from Massilia oculi.
GCGTGGACTGGGAAGCGATCGAACGCGCCTACGAGCGCAACAACCGGCGCAGCAAGGTGGTCGGCGGCGGCTCGACCATCACCCAGCAGCTGGCCAAGAACCTGTTCCTGTCCGGCTCGCGCAGCTATGTGCGCAAGGGACAGGAAATGGTGATCGCCTTCATGCTCGAGACGGTGATGAGCAAGGAGCGCATCCTCGAGCTCTACCTGAACGTGGTCGAATTCGGCCGCGGCGTGTTCGGCGCCGAGGCGGCGGCGCGTTACTACTACAAGACCTCGGCGGCCAACCTGACCCAGGCCCAGGCCGCCCGGCTGGCGGTGATGCTGCCCAATCCGCGCTATTACGACAAGCACCGCTCGACCAATTACCTGGAACGGCGCACCAACGCCATCCTGCGCCAGATGCGTTTCGCCGAGGTGCCTTGACGCGAAATGTCGTTACTGAGTTGGCTCAGTGCACGGCGAACGGTTACACTTGCGCTAATTTTTCTCACCCGGCCAGAAAATAGCGAACGAGACCCGCGCATGATCAACGTATTTGTCCTCCAGAATGGCCGCCTGAACCAGGCAACGATCGCTTCCCGGCAAGACCTGGAAAACGTCGCGCCGGTGTGGGTCGACCTGACCGATCCGGACGAAGAAGAGCGCACCTGGGTCAAGTCCAAATATGGCGTCATCTTGCCGGGCGAGGACGAAGTCCAGGACATCGAAGCCTCGGCGCGCTACTACGAGGCCGAAAACGGCGACCTGCACCTGCGCACCGACTTTTTGCTCGAAGAAGAAGACGGCCCGTCGCGGGTGATCACGGTGGCCTTCATCCTGTCCGGCAAAATCCTGTTCTCGGTCCATAACGACGATTTGCCCGTGTTCCGCCTGGTGCGCATGCGCGCGCGTTCGCGGCCCGGCTCGATCGAAGACTATATGGACGTGCTGCTCGACCTGTACGCGACCGACGCCGAGTATTCGGCCGACGCGCTGGAAGGCATCTACGAAAGCCTGGAGGAAGTCTCGACCCGGGTGCTGCAGAAGGAATTCACCGACAATGACGCCGCCGCCGCGCTGAACGCCATCGCGCACGAGGAAGACTTGAACGGCCGCATCCGCCGCAATATGATGGACACCCGGCGCGCGGTCAGCTTCCTGATGCGCGGCCGGCTGCTCAACTCCGACCAGTTCGAGGAAGCGCGCCAGATCCTGCGCGACATCGAGTCGCTCGACGGCCACACGTCCTTCCTGTTCGACAAGGTGAACTTCCTGATGGACGCCACCGTCGGCTTCATCAACATCAACCAGAACAAGATCATCAAGATCTTCTCGGTGGCCTCGGTCGCCTTCCTGCCGCCGACCCTGATCGCCAGCCTGTACGGCATGAACTTCGCCCTGATGCCGGAACTGAACTGGCGTTTCGGCTATCCGTTCGCGATCGCCCTGATGGCGGCCAGCGCTGTGGCGCCGCTGTTGTACTTCCGGCGGCGAGGATGGTTGAAGTGAAGCGGCAATGAAAACGGCGCACCTCGGTGCGCCGTGTTTTTTAGCGTTGAAGCGTTCTCAGCCGATCCGCTTGAACACCCGCCGCGCCGCCTCGATCGTGGCATCGATCACGGCATCATCGTGCTGGATCGACACAAACCCCGCTTCGAACATGGCCGGCGCAAAATACACGCCTTC
It includes:
- the mtgA gene encoding monofunctional biosynthetic peptidoglycan transglycosylase, which encodes MARSRKAAPTRRRWIKWIFLAPLLLVLLVQLYFFAMVCWYAQFNPGSTSFMREQLSQLREKNPNATLKHQWVPYERISRNLKRAVVASEDANFSVHGGVDWEAIERAYERNNRRSKVVGGGSTITQQLAKNLFLSGSRSYVRKGQEMVIAFMLETVMSKERILELYLNVVEFGRGVFGAEAAARYYYKTSAANLTQAQAARLAVMLPNPRYYDKHRSTNYLERRTNAILRQMRFAEVP
- the corA gene encoding magnesium/cobalt transporter CorA codes for the protein MINVFVLQNGRLNQATIASRQDLENVAPVWVDLTDPDEEERTWVKSKYGVILPGEDEVQDIEASARYYEAENGDLHLRTDFLLEEEDGPSRVITVAFILSGKILFSVHNDDLPVFRLVRMRARSRPGSIEDYMDVLLDLYATDAEYSADALEGIYESLEEVSTRVLQKEFTDNDAAAALNAIAHEEDLNGRIRRNMMDTRRAVSFLMRGRLLNSDQFEEARQILRDIESLDGHTSFLFDKVNFLMDATVGFININQNKIIKIFSVASVAFLPPTLIASLYGMNFALMPELNWRFGYPFAIALMAASAVAPLLYFRRRGWLK